The genomic window AGTCGAGAGGCTCGCCAGAAAGGGGAAGGGAAAGGACAGGGATATATACGAACGTATTCTGGCGTCTTTCGGTCGGGATGTGTAGGTCTCTGTGTAGGTAGTTACTACATCTATTTAGCGTTATGTTCTTACTTTGTTTAATTAGAAAGCTTTAAGTATTTTTAACGCGTACTCTTCTGGGGGATGAGGCATGGACGAGAGGAGCGCGCTTATCGCATCACCGGTTCTGGCCTTTGGTTTGACGATAGTGCCGACACTTCTGGCTGGGCCGATAGCGGGCGTTATCGGGGGTATTGTGGGAGTTGGAGCGGGGATAATGCTTACGAGGGACGTAGCGGGGAAGGCCAAAATTCCACCCGAGGTTGAACAGTACCGCAGGGAAATAGAGGAGCAGATGAACGCTATCATAAGAATTCTCGACAGGATTGCCGAGGGTGACCTGACCATTGAGGACACTGAGCTCAACGGACACCTGAGGGAGATTAGGAAAACAATAGAGAAGATGCGCCAGAACCTTCACAACATGGTGTCGGCGATAAAGGAAGCGGCCGAAGTCGTCAACGAGAGGAGCGCGCTCATCAGGGAGAACATTGACCAGATTAGCGAGGCTATACAGCAGGTTGCCGAGGCCATAAACCAGGTCAGCATAGAGGCCCAGCGCGAACAGGAGAACATCAACCACATGACCGAAACGATGCGCTACATAGATGAGATTGGAAAGGAGACCATAAACACCATGGAAGACTTCGAGAGGTCAATGAGTGAAGTTGTAGGCTTGGCTAGAGAGGGCGGACAAAAGGGTGAGGAAGCGGTCGGTCAGATTGAAGAAATCAGGAACATGATGCTTATGATTGAGGAAACGGTCAAGGGAGTTGCTGAGATGGGCAAGAACATAGCCAATATAACGAACGTTATCACCGGAATAGCGGAGCAGACCAACTTGCTCGCCTTGAACGCAGCTATCGAGGCAGCCAGAGCCGGCGAAGCTGGTAAGGGTTTTGCGGTCGTTGCTGAGGAGATTAGAAACCTCGCCGAGGAGAGCAAGCAGGCCGCCGATGACATCAGGAACATCGTCGAGCAGATTATGGCAAAAATCGATGAGAGCGTTGAAGTTACCGGGAAGAGCGTCGAAACGGTTGCGCAGTCAACTGAAGTCCTCAAGGAGAGCGTTTCGTATCTAACGCACATCGCCGAGCTCATGGAGGAAATGGAGGTCAAGGCCAACGAGCTCAAGAACAAGGTCCTTGAGGAGGGCGAGAAGATAGACGAGGGCCTGCGCTTCCTAGAGAACCTTGCCGCGAGTGCTGAAGAAACCACGGCGGCAGCTGAAGAAGTCAGCGCCGCAGCCGAACAGCAGACCTCAGCCCTCGAGGAGGTTCGCGCAACGCTTCACGATTTCGAGGAGGTTGTCCAGAGGCTTATGGAAGCAGTTAATAAGTTCAAGCTTTGAGCCAACTCCTTTCCCTGTACCTTCCCCTGCTTTCTATCTCCTCTATCTTTTCCTCGATTTCCTCTTTGGCTTTTTCCCCGAGAACTTCACCGTA from Thermococcus sp. includes these protein-coding regions:
- a CDS encoding methyl-accepting chemotaxis protein, which encodes MDERSALIASPVLAFGLTIVPTLLAGPIAGVIGGIVGVGAGIMLTRDVAGKAKIPPEVEQYRREIEEQMNAIIRILDRIAEGDLTIEDTELNGHLREIRKTIEKMRQNLHNMVSAIKEAAEVVNERSALIRENIDQISEAIQQVAEAINQVSIEAQREQENINHMTETMRYIDEIGKETINTMEDFERSMSEVVGLAREGGQKGEEAVGQIEEIRNMMLMIEETVKGVAEMGKNIANITNVITGIAEQTNLLALNAAIEAARAGEAGKGFAVVAEEIRNLAEESKQAADDIRNIVEQIMAKIDESVEVTGKSVETVAQSTEVLKESVSYLTHIAELMEEMEVKANELKNKVLEEGEKIDEGLRFLENLAASAEETTAAAEEVSAAAEQQTSALEEVRATLHDFEEVVQRLMEAVNKFKL